From a region of the Sesamum indicum cultivar Zhongzhi No. 13 linkage group LG3, S_indicum_v1.0, whole genome shotgun sequence genome:
- the LOC105159170 gene encoding abscisic acid 8'-hydroxylase 4-like — protein MDKSSEFFVPVLTLLVAVMIACVISLRKKLKHHEEKTRKLPPGSLGWPYIGETLQLYSQDPNVFFSTRQRRYGEIFKTHILGCPCVMLASPEAARFVLITQAHLFKPTYPKSKENLIGPRALFFHQGEYHMRLRKLVQGSLYPESIRKLVADIEELTVSALDSWSDYGGVINTFNEMKKLSFEVGILATFGRLDQHYKDELKKNYVIVDRGYNSFPTNLPGTRYQKAIKARKSLSKILSSITRERREKKLAMEKDLLSCLLNSKDDKGETLSEDQIADNIIGVLFAAQDTTASAMTWVLKYLHDNPKLLEAVKAEQKAIYLSNGSGKSHLAWNQTRNMPITHKVILESLRMASIISFTFREAVTNVEYKGYLIPKGWKVMPLFRNIHHNPEFFPEPQRFDPTRFEGPLMPNTFMPFGSGVHACPGNELAKLEMLILVHQLASHFRYELVGSESGIQYGPFPVPLHGLPARFWKEESAN, from the exons ATGGACAAGAGTAGTGAATTCTTTGTGCCTGTTTTGACCCTTCTCGTCGCTGTAATGATTGCCTGTGTTATTTCACTGAGAAAGAAACTAAAACACCATGAGGAGAAAACTCGTAAACTTCCTCCAGGTTCTTTGGGGTGGCCGTACATTGGAGAAACCCTCCAATTATACTCTCAGGACCCGAATGTCTTCTTCTCTACCCGACAGAGAAG GTACGGAGAAATCTTCAAGACTCACATACTAGGTTGTCCCTGCGTGATGCTGGCGAGCCCGGAGGCGGCCCGGTTCGTGCTGATAACTCAGGCGCATTTGTTCAAGCCCACGTACCCGAAAAGCAAGGAGAATCTAATTGGGCCTCGGGCCCTGTTCTTCCACCAGGGCGAGTACCATATGCGGCTGAGGAAGCTCGTTCAGGGCTCGTTGTACCCGGAGTCCATCCGCAAGCTGGTGGCCGACATTGAAGAACTAACAGTTTCTGCATTGGATTCTTGGTCTGATTATGGCGGAGTCATCAACACTTTTAACGAGATGAAAAAG CTCTCTTTCGAAGTAGGAATCCTCGCTACTTTTGGCCGTCTGGATCAACACTATAAAGACGAATTGAAGAAGAACTACGTTATAGTCGACAGAGGCTACAATTCGTTTCCGACAAATTTACCTGGAACCCGTTACCAAAAAGCGATTAAG gCAAGGAAGAGTCTAAGTAAAATTCTTAGTAGCATTACTAGAGAAAGGAGGGAGAAGAAATTAGCGATGGAGAAGGACCTGCTAAGCTGTCTGCTGAATTCCAAAGATGACAAGGGTGAAACTCTAAGTGAGGATCAGATTGCGGACAACATAATTGGAGTACTGTTTGCTGCTCAGGATACGACAGCGAGTGCTATGACATGGGTTCTCAAGTACCTTCATGACAACCCCAAACTTCTAGAGGCTGTCAAg GCGGAACAGAAGGCGATCTACCTATCCAATGGGAGTGGAAAGAGTCATCTGGCTTGGAATCAGACAAGAAATATGCCCATCACTCACAAG GTGATCTTGGAGAGTTTAAGAATGGCGAGCATTATATCATTCACATTTAGGGAGGCAGTGACTAATGTAGAATATAAAG GATACCTTATTCCAAAAGGGTGGAAAGTGATGCCATTGTTCAGGAATATTCATCACAACCCAGAATTCTTTCCTGAACCTCAAAGATTTGATCCAACAAGATTCGAG GGTCCATTGATGCCCAATACTTTTATGCCATTTGGGAGTGGCGTGCATGCCTGTCCGGGGAACGAACTTGCCAAGCTAGAGATGCTCATTTTGGTGCATCAGTTGGCCTCTCACTTCAG GTATGAATTGGTGGGATCCGAAAGTGGAATTCAGTATGGTCCATTTCCTGTGCCATTGCATGGGCTCCCAGCCAGATTTTGGAAAGAAGAAAGCGCCAACTGA